The DNA region CGAGGTGTCGAGGCGGAACCGCGAGACCGACGCGATGGCCGGCACCGCCTCGCCCCGGAACCCCATGGTCCCGATGGCGGCGAGCCCCTCGGCGTCGCGCAGCTTGCTGGTGGCGTGCCGCTCGAGCGCGAGCAGCGCGTCGTCCCGGTCCATGCCCGAGCCGTCGTCCGCCACCCGGACCAGCGCGAGCCCGCCCTCCTCCACGTCCACGCCGATGGCGGTCGCGCCGGCGTCCAGCGCGTTCTCGACCAGCTCCTTGACGATGGAGGCCGGCCGCTCGACCACCTCGCCCGCGGCGATCTGGTTGACGAGCCCGGGCGGAAGGACGTGGATGCGCGGCATGGCGCCCGTTCGTACCACGGCGATCCGACGCGGCGGCTCCCCCAGCGAACGTTTGACGCCCGCGGCCGCGTGCGTCTATGTGGACGCGATGGCGGGAGGGACCGGCAAGAGGAAGGCCGCGGGTCGGCGCGGGCCCGCGCGCGCGCCCGGCGCCGCGAGGCCGGCCCCGCGCCCGGTGCTCGGCAACGACCCGTTCACCCGGGGTGCTGCGCCCCGCGCGCCCGCCGCGCCGCCCTCCCCCGCCGCGTCCGCCGGGCCACCGGTGCCCGCTCCGCCGGCGCCCGAGCCGGCGCTCCCGCCCCTGGCGCCGGTCCCGGGAGCGGCCGCTGCACCGGCGCCCGTCCCCGCCCCGACGCCGCCGCCCGGCGCGCCGCCCGGCGCGCCGGAGCGCACCCGGAGGCTCCCGGCCGACCGCACCGGCGCGCAGGCGCGGCTCGCCGACGTGGAGCGGCGGCTGGAGTCGGCGCTCGACGGCCTGGAGGCCCGGGTCGGCGACCTCGCCGCGCGCGCCGGGCTGGCCGGGGCGCGGCGCGAGGTGACCGAGGCCGCGGCGCGGCTCGCCCCCGCGGTGGCGGCGAAGCTGGGCGCCGCGCTCGACCTGGCGCGGCTGCTCGAGCCGCCCGGACGGCTCGACCGGCACGGGATGGACCCGCGGCTGGCGGAGCGGGCCGAGCCCCTCGTCGAGCTGCTCTACGCCACCTGGTGGCGGACCACCGTGCGCGACGCGGAGCACGTGCCGCCGAGCGGCGCGGTGATGGTGGTCGCGAACCACGCCGGCGTCGTCCCTTGGGACGCGCTGGTGCTGCGGCACGCGCTGCGCCGCGATCACCCGGCGCACCGGGACCTCCGCCCGCTCCTCGACGACCGCGAGTGCGACCTGCCGGTGGTGGGCGGCCTGGCGGTGCGGCTGGGCGCCGTGCGCGCCACGCCGGAGGCGGCGGGGCGCATCCTGCAGGAGGGCGGCGCGCTGGGCGTGTTCCCCGAGGGGAGCGCCGGCGCGCGGAAGCCGTGGAGCGAGCGCTACCGGCTGCAGCGGCTCGGCCGGGGCGGATTCGCGAAGGTGGCGCTCCGCGCCGGCGCGACGATCGTCCCCTGCGCCATCGTCGGCAGCGAGGAGGCGGCCCCCGGC from Anaeromyxobacter dehalogenans 2CP-C includes:
- a CDS encoding lysophospholipid acyltransferase family protein, with translation MPAPPAPEPALPPLAPVPGAAAAPAPVPAPTPPPGAPPGAPERTRRLPADRTGAQARLADVERRLESALDGLEARVGDLAARAGLAGARREVTEAAARLAPAVAAKLGAALDLARLLEPPGRLDRHGMDPRLAERAEPLVELLYATWWRTTVRDAEHVPPSGAVMVVANHAGVVPWDALVLRHALRRDHPAHRDLRPLLDDRECDLPVVGGLAVRLGAVRATPEAAGRILQEGGALGVFPEGSAGARKPWSERYRLQRLGRGGFAKVALRAGATIVPCAIVGSEEAAPGISRTGWLADRLGLPLLTASPLLRLAPAAMLPLPSRWSLRFGPPISLAGRSPAEAEDAARVGELAETVRATLQAMLDEDVAARGSVFL